Proteins found in one Saccharopolyspora phatthalungensis genomic segment:
- the recD2 gene encoding SF1B family DNA helicase RecD2, producing the protein MGTQGNSPRRAVLEGTLERITFANEDTGYTVARIDAGRGNLVTVVGALLGAQPGEALRMRGRWGAHPQYGRQFHVDDYRTVLPATVQGIRRYLGSGLIKGIGPKLAEKIVDHFGTDALEVIEQTPERLIEVPKLGPKRTKLIADAWEEQKAIKEVMVFLQGVGVSTSLAVKIYKQYADDAIRVVREEPYRLATDVWGIGFKTADSIAQAVGIPHDSPQRVKAGLQFTLSEATGDGHCYLPETELIAEAAKILAVDSRLIVGCLAELLTDEGVVREEIQTDDGDPVPAIYLVPFHRAEVALSNQLLRLLRTGGDRLSVFTSVDWDKAFGWLRQSTGVELADAQRAAVRLALTEKVAVLTGGPGCGKSFTVRSIVALARAKQAKVVLAAPTGRAAKRLTELTGHEAATVHRLLQLQPGGDAAFDRDNPLKADLVIVDEASMLDLLLANKLVKAVAEGSHLLFVGDVDQLPSVGAGEVLRDLLAEDTPLPHVRLNEVFRQAAESGVVTNAHLVNAGNYPRTRGLSDFFLFSVDEADQTAELLVDVVCRRIPRKFGLNPRTDVQVLAPMHRGPAGAGALNQLLQEHLTPERENAPERRFGSRVFRVGDKVTQIRNNYDKGTNGVFNGTQGVVTALDVEGQTLTVRTDEDEDIDYDFAELDELVHSYALTIHRSQGSEYPCVVIPLTTSAWMMLQRNLLYTAITRAKRLVVLVGSKKALGQAVRTPGSGRRHTALAPRLRRG; encoded by the coding sequence GTGGGAACGCAGGGAAACTCGCCGCGACGCGCCGTCCTGGAGGGGACGCTGGAGCGGATCACCTTCGCCAACGAGGACACCGGGTACACGGTCGCGAGGATCGACGCCGGCCGAGGCAATCTCGTTACCGTGGTCGGCGCCTTGCTCGGTGCACAGCCTGGCGAAGCGCTGCGCATGCGGGGCCGATGGGGCGCGCACCCACAATATGGGCGCCAGTTCCACGTGGACGACTACCGCACCGTCCTGCCCGCGACCGTGCAGGGCATCCGCCGCTACCTCGGCTCGGGGCTGATCAAGGGCATCGGTCCGAAGCTGGCGGAGAAGATCGTCGACCACTTCGGCACCGACGCGCTAGAGGTGATCGAACAGACTCCCGAGCGGCTGATCGAAGTGCCCAAGCTCGGCCCGAAGCGCACCAAGCTGATCGCCGACGCGTGGGAGGAACAGAAGGCGATCAAAGAGGTGATGGTGTTCCTGCAGGGCGTCGGGGTATCGACGTCGCTGGCGGTGAAGATCTACAAGCAGTATGCCGACGACGCGATCCGGGTGGTGCGCGAGGAACCGTACCGACTGGCCACCGACGTGTGGGGCATCGGGTTCAAGACCGCGGACTCCATCGCGCAGGCGGTGGGAATTCCGCACGACTCGCCGCAGCGGGTCAAGGCAGGACTGCAGTTCACGCTGTCAGAGGCCACCGGCGACGGCCATTGCTACCTGCCCGAGACCGAGCTCATCGCCGAGGCGGCCAAAATTCTCGCGGTGGACTCGCGGCTGATCGTCGGCTGCCTCGCGGAATTGCTCACCGACGAAGGAGTGGTCCGCGAAGAGATCCAGACCGACGACGGTGATCCGGTTCCGGCGATCTACTTGGTGCCGTTCCACCGCGCCGAGGTTGCCCTGTCCAACCAGTTGCTGCGGCTGCTGAGGACCGGTGGCGATCGCTTGTCGGTGTTCACGTCGGTGGACTGGGACAAGGCATTCGGCTGGTTGCGGCAGAGCACCGGCGTGGAGCTCGCCGATGCGCAACGAGCCGCGGTTCGGCTGGCGTTAACCGAGAAAGTCGCCGTGCTGACCGGCGGACCGGGCTGCGGCAAGAGCTTCACGGTGCGCTCGATCGTCGCCCTGGCCCGGGCAAAGCAGGCGAAAGTCGTGCTGGCCGCCCCGACCGGGCGCGCGGCCAAACGGCTCACCGAACTCACCGGTCACGAGGCCGCTACCGTGCACCGGCTGTTACAACTGCAGCCCGGCGGGGACGCCGCATTCGACCGGGACAATCCGCTCAAGGCGGACCTGGTGATCGTCGACGAGGCATCCATGCTGGACCTGCTGCTGGCCAACAAACTGGTCAAGGCGGTGGCCGAGGGCTCTCACCTGCTGTTCGTGGGCGATGTCGACCAGCTGCCGTCGGTGGGTGCCGGGGAGGTGCTGCGCGACCTGCTGGCCGAAGACACCCCGCTCCCCCACGTGCGGTTGAACGAGGTGTTCCGGCAGGCCGCGGAGTCCGGGGTGGTCACCAACGCGCACCTCGTGAACGCCGGGAACTACCCCCGCACAAGAGGATTGTCCGATTTCTTCCTGTTCTCCGTGGATGAAGCCGACCAGACCGCCGAACTGCTGGTGGACGTGGTGTGCCGCCGCATCCCCCGCAAGTTCGGTCTCAACCCGCGCACCGACGTGCAGGTGCTGGCGCCGATGCACCGCGGCCCGGCCGGGGCCGGCGCGCTCAACCAGCTGCTGCAGGAACATCTCACGCCAGAGCGGGAGAACGCGCCGGAGCGGCGGTTCGGTAGCCGCGTGTTCCGCGTCGGCGACAAAGTCACCCAGATCCGCAACAACTATGACAAGGGCACCAATGGCGTGTTCAACGGGACCCAAGGCGTCGTCACCGCGCTCGATGTCGAGGGCCAGACCCTCACGGTCCGCACCGACGAAGACGAAGACATCGACTACGACTTCGCCGAACTCGACGAACTCGTGCACTCCTACGCGCTGACCATCCATCGCTCGCAGGGCAGCGAATACCCCTGCGTGGTGATCCCGCTGACGACCAGTGCCTGGATGATGTTGCAGCGCAATCTGCTCTACACCGCGATCACCCGCGCCAAGCGGCTCGTGGTCCTCGTGGGTTCCAAGAAAGCACTCGGTCAGGCCGTCCGCACTCCCGGTTCCGGGCGACGGCACACCGCACTGGCACCACGGCTGCGACGCGGCTGA
- a CDS encoding CDP-alcohol phosphatidyltransferase family protein, producing the protein MNTQLERHLSPFGMELAAGAAVQLALLVSLGVSVGLGPLGWLAATTYAAGLLIILAVAGRRAGTRALGPANRVTLARATLVGCVTALVADGIGGGPRTALLVALATVALILDAVDGYAARRTGSSSPLGARFDMEVDAFLILVLSVFVATSLGIWVLAIGAMRYVFVAAAWIMPWLRAPLPPSFARKAVAALQGIILVIAGAGIAARPATVVAVAVALALLLWSFGRDVAWLWRTRKRTGLSPRTRSIDSK; encoded by the coding sequence GTGAACACGCAGCTAGAACGGCACCTGAGCCCGTTCGGCATGGAGCTCGCCGCCGGTGCTGCCGTCCAACTCGCCCTGCTGGTGTCGCTTGGTGTGAGCGTCGGCCTAGGCCCGCTAGGCTGGCTCGCCGCAACGACGTACGCCGCAGGTTTGTTGATCATCCTCGCCGTCGCCGGGCGCCGCGCGGGGACCCGAGCCCTGGGACCGGCGAACCGAGTCACCCTCGCCCGGGCGACACTCGTCGGCTGCGTGACGGCGCTCGTCGCGGACGGCATTGGCGGGGGACCGCGCACCGCGCTCCTCGTCGCGCTCGCCACGGTGGCACTGATCCTCGACGCAGTCGATGGATACGCTGCTCGGCGTACCGGATCGTCCTCTCCGCTGGGAGCACGATTCGACATGGAAGTCGACGCCTTCCTCATCCTCGTGCTCAGCGTCTTCGTCGCCACGTCGCTGGGTATCTGGGTGTTGGCGATCGGTGCCATGCGGTACGTCTTCGTCGCCGCCGCGTGGATCATGCCCTGGCTGCGCGCACCGCTGCCACCGAGTTTCGCCCGGAAAGCCGTTGCCGCGCTGCAGGGGATCATCCTCGTGATCGCCGGCGCGGGCATCGCTGCTCGGCCAGCCACAGTCGTCGCGGTCGCGGTGGCGTTGGCGCTGCTGCTGTGGTCGTTCGGACGGGACGTCGCATGGCTGTGGCGCACGCGGAAGCGAACGGGGCTCTCACCCCGCACGCGCAGCATTGATTCGAAATAG
- a CDS encoding zinc-dependent alcohol dehydrogenase yields the protein MELGARAFWLRSAGMGEIRPVTIPAPGPGEVLVRTLCSGVSRGTETLVFRGGVPESQHSVMRAPFQAGEFPGPVKYGYLNVGVVEHGPPDVLDRIVFCLYPHQTRYVVPASAVTPVPDSVPPARAVLAGTVETAVNAMWDAAPLFGDRIAVVGAGMVGCCAAGLLAGLPGARVELVDVDPGRARIAEALGVEFATPEAAVGDCDLVIHASATEEGLSRSLELLAPEGEVVELSWYGDRRVSVPLGEEFHSRRLVVRSSQVGAVSAARRGRRTFADRLSLALDLLADPRFDALITGESDFEELPAVLPRLADGELPALCHLIRYAD from the coding sequence ATGGAGCTCGGTGCACGTGCTTTCTGGCTCCGCTCTGCCGGCATGGGCGAGATCCGGCCGGTGACGATACCGGCCCCCGGTCCCGGCGAGGTGCTGGTGCGGACATTGTGCTCCGGGGTCAGCCGCGGCACGGAGACGCTGGTGTTCCGCGGCGGCGTGCCGGAAAGCCAGCACTCGGTGATGCGTGCGCCCTTTCAGGCCGGCGAGTTCCCCGGGCCGGTCAAGTACGGCTACCTGAACGTCGGAGTCGTGGAGCACGGGCCCCCGGATGTACTGGACCGCATCGTTTTCTGTCTCTATCCACATCAGACTCGCTACGTCGTTCCGGCCAGCGCCGTGACCCCGGTGCCGGATTCGGTGCCCCCGGCGCGTGCGGTGCTGGCCGGAACCGTGGAAACCGCCGTGAACGCGATGTGGGATGCGGCCCCGCTGTTCGGCGATCGGATCGCGGTGGTCGGGGCCGGGATGGTCGGTTGTTGTGCGGCGGGGTTGCTTGCCGGGTTACCGGGCGCTCGGGTGGAGCTGGTGGACGTCGATCCCGGGCGGGCCCGGATCGCCGAGGCGCTGGGCGTCGAGTTCGCGACGCCCGAAGCGGCCGTCGGCGACTGCGATCTGGTTATCCATGCCAGTGCCACCGAAGAAGGGCTTTCGCGGTCGCTGGAATTGCTTGCGCCGGAAGGCGAAGTCGTCGAGCTCAGCTGGTACGGCGATCGACGGGTCAGCGTGCCGCTGGGCGAGGAATTTCATTCCCGGCGCTTGGTGGTGCGCAGCAGCCAGGTGGGCGCGGTCTCGGCGGCTCGGCGCGGACGCCGCACGTTCGCCGACCGGCTGTCGCTGGCACTGGATCTGCTGGCCGATCCCCGGTTCGACGCGTTGATCACCGGGGAGAGCGATTTCGAGGAATTGCCTGCCGTGCTGCCCCGGCTGGCCGACGGCGAGCTTCCGGCGCTGTGCCACCTCATCCGCTATGCCGACTGA
- a CDS encoding 6-pyruvoyl trahydropterin synthase family protein, translating to MFSITVRDRIMVAHSFRGEVFGPAQRLHGATFVVDATFRRAELDADNIVVDIGLATQELGSVLSELNYRNLDEEPAFAGINTSTEFLAKVVADRLADRARAGALGEGARELAGITVTLHESDIASATFERTL from the coding sequence TTGTTCAGCATCACCGTCCGCGATCGCATCATGGTGGCGCACAGCTTCCGGGGTGAGGTCTTCGGTCCGGCGCAGCGCCTGCACGGCGCGACGTTCGTGGTGGACGCGACGTTCCGCCGAGCCGAGCTCGACGCCGACAACATCGTCGTCGACATCGGCTTGGCGACCCAAGAACTCGGCTCCGTGCTCAGCGAGCTCAACTACCGCAATCTCGACGAAGAACCGGCCTTCGCGGGGATCAACACCTCGACGGAGTTCCTCGCCAAGGTCGTCGCCGACCGGCTCGCGGACCGGGCGCGCGCGGGTGCGCTCGGCGAAGGCGCCCGGGAGCTGGCCGGGATCACCGTCACGTTGCACGAATCGGACATCGCTTCGGCGACATTCGAACGAACGCTGTGA
- a CDS encoding glycosyltransferase family 4 protein: protein MRAVHVVLPGDVDDVTVPSGGNVYGRRVCRDLADHGWRVHLITCAGSWPQPEDGARAALADTLAGLSEGAVVLLDGLVACGVPDIVVPQARRLRIAVLVHLPLADETGLAPAVAADLDAREKATLRAAAAVVVTSPWAASRLAAHGLDASQVHVVTPGTDRAAPAPGRESGSRMLCPAAVTPRKGHDLLVEALATITDLSWTCVCAGALRRDAAHVTRVRQLIDNTGIDDRVRLVGPYSRQELDTAYAESDLVVLASRAETYGMVVAEALARGIPVLATEVGAVPETLGRAPNGDVPGLLVAPEDAPALARALRRWLTEAALRKRLRAAARSRRGTLHGWDETARALASVLDDLRGEPR from the coding sequence ATTCGCGCCGTCCACGTCGTCTTGCCGGGGGACGTCGACGACGTGACGGTGCCCAGTGGCGGCAACGTTTACGGTCGTCGGGTGTGCCGGGACCTGGCCGACCACGGCTGGCGGGTGCACCTGATCACCTGTGCGGGATCGTGGCCGCAGCCCGAGGACGGCGCGCGTGCGGCCTTGGCGGATACGCTGGCCGGGCTGTCGGAGGGTGCTGTTGTGCTCCTGGACGGGCTTGTGGCGTGCGGCGTGCCCGACATCGTGGTGCCGCAGGCGCGGCGCCTGCGGATCGCCGTGCTGGTGCACCTTCCGCTGGCGGACGAGACCGGGCTGGCACCGGCGGTCGCGGCGGATCTGGATGCCCGGGAGAAGGCGACACTGCGTGCTGCGGCTGCCGTCGTGGTGACCAGCCCGTGGGCTGCGTCGCGGCTCGCCGCGCACGGGCTCGACGCGAGCCAAGTACACGTCGTAACTCCCGGCACCGATCGCGCTGCGCCTGCTCCCGGTAGGGAAAGCGGATCCCGGATGCTCTGCCCGGCCGCGGTGACACCCCGCAAAGGGCACGACCTGCTGGTCGAAGCGCTCGCGACCATCACCGACCTGTCGTGGACCTGCGTATGCGCCGGAGCTCTGCGCCGTGACGCCGCCCATGTCACGCGCGTGCGGCAACTGATCGACAACACCGGAATCGATGATCGCGTCCGGCTGGTCGGCCCGTACTCGCGCCAGGAGTTGGACACGGCGTATGCCGAATCCGATCTCGTCGTGCTGGCCTCCCGCGCGGAGACCTACGGCATGGTCGTGGCCGAAGCGCTGGCACGCGGGATTCCCGTGCTGGCCACGGAAGTCGGTGCCGTGCCCGAGACGCTCGGACGTGCTCCCAACGGCGACGTACCGGGGCTGCTCGTTGCACCCGAGGACGCGCCTGCGCTCGCGAGGGCCTTGCGTCGCTGGCTCACCGAGGCCGCCTTGCGGAAGCGTCTGCGGGCCGCCGCCCGATCCCGCCGTGGCACGCTGCACGGGTGGGACGAAACGGCTCGGGCGCTGGCAAGCGTGCTGGACGATCTTCGCGGGGAGCCGAGGTGA
- a CDS encoding class I SAM-dependent methyltransferase, translating into MSSVGEFAPDWLALREPADSNARARDLLPPLRAALSPSTTAPVLVRDLGCGTGSMGRWLAGELPGPQRWILHDRDPELLRRAERVPLLDAHGGPVAVQTLLSDIASLRGGDLVGTSLVTASALLDLLTGAEVAGLVSACVDAGCLALLTLSVVGRVELAPADPLDSVLESAFNAHQRRPVRGRRLLGPDAVDAASAEFERRGAVVHSCPSLWRLGSAHAALTMEWLKGWVGAACEQQPELASAAQPYLRRRRAECFAGDLRVLVHHRDLLAVPRLSAGNHRAAV; encoded by the coding sequence GTGAGCTCCGTCGGCGAATTCGCCCCGGACTGGCTTGCGCTGCGGGAACCCGCCGATTCCAACGCCCGAGCACGCGACCTCCTCCCCCCGCTGCGCGCCGCCCTGTCGCCCAGTACCACCGCACCGGTGCTGGTCCGGGATCTGGGCTGCGGCACCGGGTCGATGGGACGCTGGCTGGCCGGAGAACTGCCCGGCCCGCAGCGCTGGATCTTGCACGACCGTGACCCGGAATTGCTGCGGCGCGCGGAGCGGGTCCCGCTGCTCGACGCTCATGGCGGCCCGGTCGCGGTCCAGACGCTGCTTTCGGACATTGCAAGCTTGCGTGGTGGCGATCTCGTCGGTACTTCGCTGGTGACCGCCTCCGCGCTGCTCGATCTGCTCACCGGCGCGGAGGTCGCGGGCCTCGTTTCGGCGTGCGTGGATGCCGGATGCCTGGCGCTGCTGACCTTGTCCGTGGTGGGCAGGGTCGAGCTGGCCCCCGCCGACCCGCTCGATTCCGTTCTCGAGTCGGCGTTCAACGCTCATCAACGCCGGCCCGTGCGCGGCCGACGGCTGCTCGGGCCGGACGCCGTCGACGCCGCGAGTGCTGAGTTCGAGCGGCGCGGCGCGGTAGTGCACTCGTGCCCCAGCCTGTGGCGGCTGGGCTCGGCCCATGCGGCGTTGACGATGGAATGGCTCAAGGGCTGGGTTGGCGCGGCTTGCGAACAGCAGCCGGAGTTGGCGTCCGCAGCGCAACCGTACCTGCGGCGTCGGCGTGCGGAATGCTTCGCCGGTGACTTGCGGGTGCTCGTCCACCACCGCGACTTGCTCGCTGTTCCGCGGCTCAGCGCCGGGAATCACCGCGCGGCAGTGTGA
- a CDS encoding lysylphosphatidylglycerol synthase transmembrane domain-containing protein gives MWPWLQVLGGVAILAVLLWRLGTGAFVAGLRVIDVGAVVAALGIGLLTTVFSAWRWCLVARRIGLRLRLGTAVADYYRALFLNAALPGGVLGDVHRGVRHGRDTDDVGRGVRAVVLERTAGQVVLFLVAGLVLLARPSLFHEVGSWHVAGVMVVISVAAGAVLVVWARTTTRGRRAVATAIGELRRGLLARDTWPGVAILSVATLAGHLALFLVSARTAGVAAPVSQLVPLLVLALLAMGLPVNVGGWGPREGVLAWAFGAAGLGATHGFTTAVVYGVLTFIASLPGAGVLLLRRVGQRRSTQAQVEFEERVFAEGNPAHGRPEGVAHPLGPRELQAGHPVTQQYGRDGDV, from the coding sequence GTGTGGCCGTGGCTACAGGTGCTGGGCGGGGTGGCGATCCTGGCAGTGCTGCTGTGGCGGCTGGGCACCGGGGCGTTCGTAGCGGGGCTGCGGGTCATCGATGTCGGCGCGGTCGTCGCCGCGCTGGGAATCGGATTGCTGACGACCGTGTTCAGCGCGTGGCGGTGGTGCCTCGTCGCGCGCCGCATCGGACTCCGCCTGCGGTTGGGCACCGCAGTCGCGGACTACTACCGCGCGCTGTTTCTGAACGCGGCGCTGCCGGGCGGCGTGCTCGGCGACGTCCACCGTGGTGTCCGGCATGGCCGGGATACCGACGATGTCGGCCGCGGTGTTCGCGCTGTGGTTCTGGAACGAACCGCAGGGCAGGTCGTGCTCTTTCTGGTCGCGGGCCTGGTCTTGCTTGCCCGGCCCTCCTTGTTCCACGAAGTCGGGTCCTGGCACGTGGCTGGCGTGATGGTGGTCATTTCGGTCGCGGCCGGGGCCGTACTCGTCGTATGGGCACGAACCACCACGCGGGGACGGCGCGCGGTTGCGACTGCGATTGGAGAGCTACGTCGCGGCCTGCTCGCGCGCGACACGTGGCCTGGCGTCGCGATTCTGTCTGTGGCGACACTGGCGGGGCACCTGGCGCTTTTCCTAGTCTCCGCGCGCACGGCGGGCGTGGCGGCGCCGGTATCGCAGCTGGTGCCGCTGCTGGTGCTAGCGCTGCTAGCGATGGGATTGCCGGTGAACGTTGGCGGCTGGGGACCACGGGAGGGCGTGCTGGCCTGGGCGTTCGGCGCAGCCGGCTTGGGCGCGACGCATGGGTTCACCACGGCCGTGGTGTACGGGGTGCTCACCTTCATCGCGAGCCTGCCCGGTGCCGGTGTGCTATTGCTCCGGCGTGTGGGCCAGCGACGATCCACGCAGGCCCAGGTCGAATTCGAAGAGCGTGTCTTCGCCGAAGGCAATCCGGCGCACGGGCGGCCGGAGGGCGTCGCGCATCCGCTCGGTCCCCGGGAACTGCAGGCCGGGCACCCCGTCACCCAGCAGTACGGGCGCGACGGTGACGTATAG
- a CDS encoding mechanosensitive ion channel family protein, with product MDSPNGDATDVGQRSWRRGMRAVVTPRRLTRETKRAIGASVLALVMLVTAALIEPATLFHTGQPLHKAAAVGGAVLFIVFGAMAVQNISREAARRTRVRLSASHAGAIRLAISLMGYAAVAVLALGELGVRVDQLLVGGAVTGVIIGIAAQQSLGNVFAGLMLVIARPFTIGDHVIVYSGTLGGPLEGHVVEMGLVYLTLESDGGPIRLPNTAVLNSAVAPNSRISPTRNESAEGRLTEPGSPTSSA from the coding sequence ATGGACTCCCCGAACGGCGACGCCACCGACGTCGGTCAACGAAGCTGGCGACGCGGCATGAGAGCGGTCGTGACTCCGCGGCGGCTCACGCGCGAGACGAAACGCGCCATCGGCGCGTCCGTGCTGGCGCTGGTGATGCTGGTGACGGCCGCTCTGATCGAACCGGCGACCCTGTTCCACACCGGCCAGCCGCTGCACAAAGCCGCCGCCGTCGGTGGCGCCGTGCTGTTCATCGTTTTCGGGGCGATGGCGGTGCAGAACATCAGCCGGGAGGCGGCCCGTCGCACCCGGGTCCGGTTGAGCGCGAGCCACGCCGGTGCAATCCGGTTGGCCATTTCCCTGATGGGGTACGCCGCCGTCGCGGTCCTGGCGCTGGGCGAGCTGGGCGTCCGAGTCGACCAACTCCTGGTTGGCGGGGCCGTGACCGGTGTCATCATCGGCATCGCCGCGCAGCAGTCGCTCGGCAACGTCTTCGCGGGCCTGATGCTCGTGATCGCCCGTCCGTTCACCATCGGTGATCACGTGATCGTGTACTCCGGGACGCTCGGCGGCCCGCTCGAGGGTCACGTGGTCGAAATGGGGCTCGTGTACCTCACGCTGGAAAGCGATGGCGGCCCGATCCGGCTGCCCAACACCGCCGTGCTGAACTCCGCCGTCGCGCCAAACAGCCGGATCAGCCCAACGCGCAATGAATCAGCAGAAGGCCGGCTCACGGAGCCGGGCTCGCCCACGTCTTCGGCTTAA
- the exaC gene encoding acetaldehyde dehydrogenase ExaC — MALYAAPGTAGSVVEYRSRYDHFIGGEYVAPAKGEYFENPTPVTGKTFTEIGRGTAEDVERALDAAEGAAAAWGKTSTADRAGILLKIADRMEQNLETLAVAESWENGKPVREALAADIPLAIDHFRYFAGALRSQEGSISQIDENTVAYHFHEPLGVVAQIIPWNFPLLMATWKLAPALAAGNTVVLKPAEQTPASIHVLLDLIADLLPAGVLNVVNGFGVEAGKPLAASPRVRKVAFTGETTTGRLILQYASENIIPVTLELGGKSPNIFFDDVAAHRDAFYDKALEGFAMFALNQGEVCTCPSRALIQSGIYDDFVADATERTAKIKQGNPLDTDTQIGAQASNDQLEKILSYIDIGKQEGATIRTGGHRVELEGDLAGGYYVAPTIFEGHNKQRIFQEEIFGPVVSVAKFDNYDDALKTANDTLYGLGAGVWSRDGNTAYRAGRDIQAGRVWVNNYHAYPAHAAFGGYKQSGIGRETHKMMLDHYQQTKNMLVSYSENALGFF, encoded by the coding sequence ATGGCTCTGTACGCAGCGCCGGGTACAGCCGGTTCGGTCGTGGAGTACCGGTCGCGCTATGACCACTTCATCGGTGGCGAGTACGTGGCCCCGGCCAAGGGCGAGTACTTCGAGAACCCCACCCCGGTCACCGGGAAGACGTTCACCGAGATCGGCCGCGGCACCGCCGAGGACGTCGAGCGCGCCCTGGACGCCGCCGAAGGCGCCGCGGCGGCGTGGGGCAAGACTTCGACGGCCGACCGCGCCGGCATCCTGCTCAAGATCGCCGACCGGATGGAGCAGAACCTCGAAACGCTCGCGGTCGCCGAGAGCTGGGAGAACGGCAAGCCGGTGCGCGAAGCGCTGGCCGCCGACATCCCGCTGGCCATCGACCACTTCCGCTACTTCGCCGGCGCGTTGCGCAGCCAGGAAGGCTCGATCTCGCAGATAGACGAGAACACCGTCGCCTACCACTTCCACGAGCCGCTGGGCGTGGTCGCGCAGATCATCCCGTGGAATTTCCCGCTGTTGATGGCCACCTGGAAGCTCGCGCCCGCGCTCGCCGCCGGCAACACCGTGGTGCTCAAGCCCGCCGAGCAGACCCCGGCGTCCATCCACGTGCTGCTCGATCTCATCGCCGACCTGCTGCCCGCCGGGGTGCTCAACGTGGTCAATGGCTTCGGCGTCGAAGCGGGCAAACCGCTCGCGGCCAGCCCCCGGGTCCGCAAGGTCGCCTTCACCGGCGAGACCACCACCGGGCGGCTGATCCTGCAGTACGCCAGCGAGAACATCATCCCCGTCACCCTCGAACTCGGTGGTAAGAGCCCGAACATCTTCTTCGACGACGTCGCCGCCCACCGCGACGCCTTCTACGACAAGGCGCTGGAAGGGTTCGCGATGTTCGCGCTCAACCAGGGCGAGGTTTGCACCTGCCCGTCGCGGGCGCTGATCCAGTCCGGCATCTACGACGACTTCGTCGCCGACGCCACCGAGCGCACCGCGAAGATCAAGCAGGGCAACCCGCTGGACACCGACACGCAGATCGGCGCGCAGGCCAGCAACGACCAACTCGAGAAGATCCTGTCCTACATCGACATCGGCAAGCAGGAAGGCGCCACGATCCGCACCGGCGGCCACCGCGTCGAGCTGGAAGGCGACCTGGCCGGCGGCTACTACGTCGCGCCGACCATCTTCGAAGGGCACAACAAGCAGCGGATCTTCCAGGAGGAGATCTTCGGTCCGGTCGTGTCGGTGGCGAAGTTCGACAATTACGACGACGCGCTGAAAACCGCCAACGACACGCTCTACGGCCTCGGTGCAGGCGTGTGGAGCCGCGATGGAAACACCGCCTACCGCGCCGGGCGCGACATCCAGGCCGGCCGGGTGTGGGTGAACAATTACCACGCCTACCCCGCCCACGCCGCATTCGGCGGGTACAAGCAGTCCGGCATCGGCCGGGAGACCCACAAGATGATGCTCGACCACTACCAGCAGACCAAGAACATGCTGGTCAGCTACTCCGAGAACGCCCTGGGGTTCTTCTGA
- a CDS encoding DUF779 domain-containing protein: METPGRVSVTAEAAAQIRRLRGRHGPVMFHQSGGCCDGSAPMCYPAGEFRTGGADVLLGELIIDDVAEPVPVWMSRSQFEYWKHTHLTIDLVPGRGSGFSLEAPDGVRFLIRSRLLTDEEWKELEGTTENREHQAS, translated from the coding sequence ATGGAGACTCCCGGCAGGGTGTCGGTCACCGCGGAGGCGGCGGCGCAGATCCGCCGCCTCCGCGGCAGGCACGGCCCGGTGATGTTCCACCAGTCCGGCGGATGCTGCGACGGCAGCGCACCGATGTGTTACCCCGCAGGCGAGTTCCGCACCGGCGGTGCCGACGTCCTCCTCGGCGAACTCATCATCGACGACGTCGCCGAACCGGTGCCGGTGTGGATGTCGCGTTCGCAGTTCGAGTACTGGAAGCACACCCATCTCACCATCGACCTCGTACCCGGCCGCGGCAGCGGTTTCTCCCTCGAAGCTCCCGACGGTGTGCGGTTCCTGATCCGCTCCCGGCTGCTCACCGACGAAGAGTGGAAGGAGCTGGAGGGGACGACGGAGAACAGGGAGCATCAGGCGAGCTGA
- a CDS encoding DUF6879 family protein: MLLDREAFRQRFNDCQRSAWRFECQQNYAIPREDDDFSRWRAGQPMPDGHNAAWHDRVQGYVAEGKTVGRVRVLHRPLTEYLRFQLDWAIPGNIAAGEDIRILDVTNLDLDLPAHDFWIFDDSLVVDLNFNPDGTLINRDQRENPDPTQYLKWRDTALAHAVPLSEWNART; this comes from the coding sequence GTGCTCCTAGACCGGGAAGCGTTCCGGCAGAGGTTCAACGACTGCCAGCGGTCCGCCTGGCGGTTCGAGTGCCAACAAAACTACGCCATTCCTCGGGAAGATGACGACTTCAGCCGTTGGCGTGCCGGACAGCCGATGCCGGACGGACATAACGCGGCCTGGCATGACCGTGTGCAGGGCTACGTAGCGGAGGGCAAGACGGTCGGACGTGTACGGGTATTGCATCGCCCGTTGACGGAATATCTCCGGTTTCAACTGGATTGGGCTATCCCTGGCAACATCGCGGCCGGGGAGGATATCCGGATCCTCGACGTGACCAATCTTGACCTCGATCTACCCGCGCATGATTTCTGGATCTTCGATGACTCTTTGGTGGTTGACCTGAACTTCAATCCAGACGGCACCCTGATAAATCGAGACCAGCGAGAAAACCCAGACCCCACCCAATACCTGAAGTGGCGAGACACAGCATTGGCGCACGCCGTTCCATTGAGCGAGTGGAATGCTCGAACCTGA